In Clostridium sporogenes, one genomic interval encodes:
- a CDS encoding NAD-dependent epimerase/dehydratase family protein, whose amino-acid sequence MIAVLGASGFIGQNIQSILRKNYEEEYKDILMIYFNRSNNILQGFNKISFDNFIKNEKLMDEVDTLIVTCGNSNTNINTNNFYEFIKKDTNYIFEMKDKIKCNIVFLSSAAVYDGNCSCVKENQYIYPNSLYGICKYNAEMAIKYIMKDVKNKKLIIYRLTYGYGKFERDNRLMSLIDRCIKENKVLKVNGYNNYFNPLSAEFISKVMIESAKNINVFPEEEIINLTPSKKIKLKEMLYIITSNTNLKYELTVEDPIIKYSPSNHKLEYYLKKLKLPEEDFEKNIIDYFS is encoded by the coding sequence ATGATAGCAGTTTTAGGAGCTAGTGGATTTATAGGACAAAATATTCAAAGTATCTTAAGGAAAAACTATGAAGAAGAATATAAAGATATATTAATGATATACTTTAACAGATCAAATAATATATTACAGGGATTTAATAAAATAAGTTTTGATAACTTTATAAAAAATGAAAAACTTATGGATGAAGTTGATACCTTAATAGTTACTTGTGGAAATAGCAACACAAATATTAATACAAATAATTTCTATGAATTTATAAAAAAGGACACCAATTATATATTTGAAATGAAAGATAAAATAAAATGTAATATTGTATTTCTCTCTAGTGCAGCTGTATATGACGGAAACTGTAGCTGTGTTAAAGAAAACCAATATATATATCCTAATAGTCTATATGGAATATGTAAATATAACGCTGAGATGGCTATAAAATATATAATGAAAGATGTAAAGAATAAAAAATTGATTATATATAGACTTACTTATGGTTATGGAAAGTTTGAAAGAGATAATAGATTAATGTCCTTAATTGACAGGTGTATTAAAGAAAATAAAGTTTTAAAAGTTAATGGCTATAATAATTATTTTAATCCACTATCTGCTGAATTTATATCTAAAGTTATGATTGAGTCGGCTAAAAATATCAATGTTTTTCCAGAAGAAGAAATTATAAATTTAACACCTTCAAAAAAAATCAAATTAAAGGAAATGTTATACATTATTACATCCAACACCAATCTAAAATATGAATTAACCGTAGAAGATCCTATTATTAAATACTCTCCTTCTAATCATAAACTAGAATACTATTTAAAAAAATTAAAATTACCAGAAGAAGATTTTGAAAAAAATATAATAGATTATTTTTCTTAG